From Salvelinus sp. IW2-2015 linkage group LG18, ASM291031v2, whole genome shotgun sequence, a single genomic window includes:
- the LOC112081289 gene encoding large ribosomal subunit protein eL38, which translates to MPRKIEEIKDFLLTARRKDAKSVKIKKNKDNVKFKVRCSRYLYTLVITDKEKAEKLKQSLPPGLAVKELK; encoded by the exons CCACGAAAAATAGAAGAAATAAAAGATTTCCTGCTTACAGCAAGGAGGAAGGATGCCAAGT CCGTAAAGATCAAGAAGAACAAGGACAATGTCAAGTTCAAGGTGCGTTGCAGCCGGTACCTGTACACCCTCGTCATCACAGACAAGGAGAAGGCAGAGAAGCTGAAACAGTCACTGCCCCCAG GTCTGGCTGTGAAGGAGCTCAAGTAG